TCTAATTTTGCGAATGATTATGGTGACGGAATCAAAGGAACCGATAATGAAGATAGAGTAGGGCCAAAACGCGCTATTCAAAGTGGAGTAATAACACCTCAAGCAATGAAACGTGCTTTAGTGATTACTTCAATATTAACTTTGGCTTCGGCAATATTTTTGATTTATGTTGCATTTGGAGAAAGTAATCTCGTGTATTCTTTATTTTATCTGGTATTGGGTATAATGGCAATAATTTCTGCAATTCGCTATACTGTTGGGAAATCAGCCTATGGTTATCGCGGATATGGAGATATTTTTGTTTTTGTTTTCTTTGGATTAGTAAGTACTTTGGGAGTCAATTTTTTGTATTCAAAACAATTGGATTTCGTGCTTGTTCTACCAGCCGTTGCAATAGGTTTACTAAGTGTTGGAGTTCTGAATTTAAATAATATGCGTGATCAAGCTTCTGATACTAAATCAGGGAAAAATACCCTTGTAGTAAAAATGGGAGCTGCAAATGCTAAAAAATATCATTATTTTCTAATTGTAGGAGCAATGGTTTCGGTTGTCGCTTTTGCAATATTGAGTGATTTCCATTTTGATCAATATTTGTTTTTATTAGCATATATTCCGTTAACGAAACATTTAATCACAGTGTCCAAAAATCAAGATCCAAAATTACTTGATCCAGAATTGAAAAAAGTAGCGTTGAGTACCTTTTTGCTTTCAATACTATTGTCAATTTGTATGATTTCACTAATTTCAGATATTATTGTGAACGTTTTCTTAGGAGGAAGATGATTTTGTGTCAAATTCTATTTTTTTAATTTTAAAACTATAAAAAGATGAAAATAACATTCTACGGTCATGCCTCTTTAGGAATTGAAGTAAGTGGTAAAAATATACTTGTTGATCCTTATATTTCTGCAAATCCAAAAGCAGCCCACATTGATATTAATGACCTAAAAGCTGATTTTATTTTATTGACTCATGCTCATGGGGATCATATACTAGATGTTGAAGATATTGCAAAAAGAACCAATGCAGTGATTGTTTCCAATGCCGAAATTTCAGCTTATTATGGTAAAAAAGGATTTCAATCCCATCCAATGAATCACGGTGGAAGCTGGAATTTCGATTTCGGAAAAGTAAAATATGTTAACGCAATTCACTCCAGTACTTTTCCAGATGGATCATCTGGTGGGAATCCAGGTGGTTTTGTAATCGAAGGAGAACATAAAAATATCTACATTGCTGGTGATACTGCACTTACGATGGATATGAAACTGATTCCGATGCGAACTAAGCTCGATTTGGCTATTTTACCAATTGGAGATAATTTTACCATGGATGTTGATGATGCTATAATCGCTTCCGATTTTGTGGATTGTGATAAAGTTCTGGGGTATCATTTTGATACTTTTGGGTACATTGAGATCAATCACGAAGAAGCTATCAAGAAATTCTTCGACAAAGGCAAAGACTTGATGTTGCTGGAAATTGGTGGTTTTATTGAATTGTAATATCATAAAAAAAAGAGAAAGGAGCTTTTTCCTGCTATCCGTTTCAATCTTTTCTATTTTTAAAGAAAAAATAGAAAAGGATTTCCACTTCAAATGAAATTTACTGAACACCTATGAAAATAAAATCCAAGTAAAGTAATCAGGGCCAAGGTATTCCGAATTTCATAATCATTTGTTTTTAAACTAGATCAATTTCCTATAATGACCAAACAACTTCTTTTATTTATAGTATTTCTATTTGTAATAAATACATTCGCACAACAACAAGATGGGTATTGGGATAAAGAGCGATCAACTACCAAAGAAATAAAAGTTTCTGCAAGAGATCGTATTGTTGTACAAATTGATGATTTACCACTTGGAACAACAGAAATTGTTTATAGAATTACCCTTTTGGATGAAAATCAGCAATTAGCTAGTAGCTTGGTTTCTGTTTTAAAATCAATTCCTGATCCTACCGGAATTAGTCAAGGTTCTGCAGGTGCTGTTTTTGTTTTGTCAAAAATCTCAGGTGACGATAAATGTACCTATGCTATCTTCTCCAAACAAGATTTGGCAACACAATATCAAGATTCAGGAAAAACTCTAGAGTCTTGTTTAATTCAATCTGAGCCTGTTAGTAAAGATGCAAAACGTCTTTCTGTAGATAAATCTAGTTGTTTAAGTAATGATAATGGTTCTTTATGGTTTGGTTTTGAAAGCAAAAATTGGATCATGAATCAAAAAATCATATTGGAAGTTGTGCCTTGGGTGGATAAAAAATTAAGCCGTGGATGGACATTAGAAAACCGAAAACACATAATCAGTCAATGTAAAACTTCGAATTTAGCTCAAAAAATGAACAATTCGGATAGCTTTTGTGTTTGTGTGTTGGATAAAATTCAAGCTAAATACAAATTTCAAGAGTTTCAAAAGTTGTTAATGATGGAGCAGTCCAAAGTTTATAAAGATGCAGGTGATGTTTGTTTAGGGGAAATAAGCACTTCTCCAGCCCTTTCTGCTGATTTACGTAAAGATGCATCGCTTTTGATTAAAAATGGTAAATATGGTGCTGCAATTGAAAAATTAGCAGTAGTTATCAATAGTAACAAAGCGACAATTTTGGATTATAATACTATCGGGAGCTGTTATCTTTTAACTAAGCAATATGGTAAAGGACTAAAATACTTGCAGGATGCAGAAAAATTGGATAATACCGAGCTATTAGTTCAGTTAAATTTAGCGCATGCGTATTTACTCAATGATAACTACAAAGAAGCCAAAAAGATTTACAAAAAATACCAAAATCAAAATGTAACGGATAATTTGAGTTGGGTTCAGAAAACTGAACAGGATTTTAAGGCATTCCAAAAAGTGGGAATTCAGAATGAGGATTTTGAGCGTGTATTAAAATTGATTAAAGAATAGTATCGCAATTCAATGAAAGCAGCCTATCATAAATATATTTTAAATTTCAAACGCCCATCAGGGACTTCTCGCGGCGTCATGATAGAAAAAGAAACCTGGTTTATTGTTTTGGAGCATAACGGTAAAAAAGGAATAGGAGAGTGCGGTATTTTGAGGGGCTTGAGTATTGATGATCGTTCCGATTATGAAGAAAAATTACAATGGACTTGTACTAATATTCATCTTGGTAAAGATCAGCTTTGGGAAGCTTTATTAGAGTTTCCATCAATACAGTTTGGAATTGAAATAGCGTTCCAATCTTTGGATAGTGAAAATCCCTTTTTACTCTTTCCTTCTGACTTTACAAATGGGGTCAAATCTATCGTTATAAATGGATTAGTTTGGATGGGAGAAGAGGCTTTTATGAAGCAACAAATTGAAGAGAAATTAGCTGATGGTTATAATTGTATTAAACTCAAAATTGGCGCTATAGATTTTGATAAAGAACTGCAATTATTGCGATTTATTCGACAAAATTTTGCACCAGAACAAATCGAAATCAGAGTAGATGCTAATGGTGCTTTTGATTCAAATGAAGCTTTATTTAAATTGATTCAATTGTCTGAATTTAAACTACATAGTATTGAGCAGCCAATACAGAAAAACAACACTGACAGTATGGCAGAGTTGTGTAAAGTGACTCCTTTTCCGATTGCATTAGATGAGGAATTGATTGGTGTGTTTACAGTTGTAGAAAAAGAAAATTTATTGCTCAAAATCAAGCCGCAATACATCATTTTGAAACCTAGTTTTGTTGGAGGATTTAGAGGGACTCAAGAATGGATTTTATTGGCTGAAAAACATAATATAGGATGGTGGATAACATCCGCTTTGGAAAGTAATATTGGACTGAATGCGATTGCTCAATGGACTTTTTTATTAAATAATTCGATGCCTCAAGGATTAGGAACAGGGGTTTTGTATACTAATAATTTCGATTGTCCTTTGCGAGTTTCTCAAGGACAATTATGGTATAGTTCTGAATTAAACTGGAATTTGGATATCGATACTTTTTAGTTCTTCCTTTAAAAGAAAAAAAGGTTCAAAACAAATGTGTTTTGAACCTTTTTTATATATTGAAACCTGAATTTAGAATGTTAATATGGTAAAACTCTTTTGTTTTTTTGTTCTTCTAAGAGTTCTGCTACTGCTAAGTAAAAGGCGCTGCTTCCGCAAATTACACCAATTGCTCCCGCAACTGGAGCTAATGATTCAATACCGGTAATTTTTTCTATAGCTAAAACGAAAAACAAGATCGTTAATGATAAAAATACAAATTGTTGCACTTTACTACCTCCCCAAGTTCCCCACCACATAAAAGCAGTGAAAATTCCCCAAAGAGTTAAATAACAACCAAAAAATGGTGCTGGAGTTGTTCCTGCCATTTCAAAACCGGTATTTGGAAAAAGCCAAATACCAACCAAAGTTAGCCAAAAGAAGCCATAAGAAGTGAAAGCTGTTCCAGCAAATGTTTTTCCATTTTTATAAGATAGTATTCCTGCGATTATTTGGGCTAGGCCACCATAAAAAATTCCCATCGAAATAATTACGGCACTAACAGGGAAAAA
The Flavobacterium sp. 5 DNA segment above includes these coding regions:
- a CDS encoding tetratricopeptide repeat protein; the protein is MTKQLLLFIVFLFVINTFAQQQDGYWDKERSTTKEIKVSARDRIVVQIDDLPLGTTEIVYRITLLDENQQLASSLVSVLKSIPDPTGISQGSAGAVFVLSKISGDDKCTYAIFSKQDLATQYQDSGKTLESCLIQSEPVSKDAKRLSVDKSSCLSNDNGSLWFGFESKNWIMNQKIILEVVPWVDKKLSRGWTLENRKHIISQCKTSNLAQKMNNSDSFCVCVLDKIQAKYKFQEFQKLLMMEQSKVYKDAGDVCLGEISTSPALSADLRKDASLLIKNGKYGAAIEKLAVVINSNKATILDYNTIGSCYLLTKQYGKGLKYLQDAEKLDNTELLVQLNLAHAYLLNDNYKEAKKIYKKYQNQNVTDNLSWVQKTEQDFKAFQKVGIQNEDFERVLKLIKE
- the menA gene encoding 1,4-dihydroxy-2-naphthoate octaprenyltransferase, encoding MKHWIEAARLRTLPLSVSGIIVGSMYALANPTDNVLTPTEVFNWEVFAFALLTTLGLQVLSNFANDYGDGIKGTDNEDRVGPKRAIQSGVITPQAMKRALVITSILTLASAIFLIYVAFGESNLVYSLFYLVLGIMAIISAIRYTVGKSAYGYRGYGDIFVFVFFGLVSTLGVNFLYSKQLDFVLVLPAVAIGLLSVGVLNLNNMRDQASDTKSGKNTLVVKMGAANAKKYHYFLIVGAMVSVVAFAILSDFHFDQYLFLLAYIPLTKHLITVSKNQDPKLLDPELKKVALSTFLLSILLSICMISLISDIIVNVFLGGR
- a CDS encoding metal-dependent hydrolase — translated: MKITFYGHASLGIEVSGKNILVDPYISANPKAAHIDINDLKADFILLTHAHGDHILDVEDIAKRTNAVIVSNAEISAYYGKKGFQSHPMNHGGSWNFDFGKVKYVNAIHSSTFPDGSSGGNPGGFVIEGEHKNIYIAGDTALTMDMKLIPMRTKLDLAILPIGDNFTMDVDDAIIASDFVDCDKVLGYHFDTFGYIEINHEEAIKKFFDKGKDLMLLEIGGFIEL
- a CDS encoding GPR1/FUN34/YaaH family transporter, whose amino-acid sequence is MENKLANPAPLGLLGFGMTTILLNIHNLGFFPVSAVIISMGIFYGGLAQIIAGILSYKNGKTFAGTAFTSYGFFWLTLVGIWLFPNTGFEMAGTTPAPFFGCYLTLWGIFTAFMWWGTWGGSKVQQFVFLSLTILFFVLAIEKITGIESLAPVAGAIGVICGSSAFYLAVAELLEEQKNKRVLPY
- a CDS encoding o-succinylbenzoate synthase — protein: MKAAYHKYILNFKRPSGTSRGVMIEKETWFIVLEHNGKKGIGECGILRGLSIDDRSDYEEKLQWTCTNIHLGKDQLWEALLEFPSIQFGIEIAFQSLDSENPFLLFPSDFTNGVKSIVINGLVWMGEEAFMKQQIEEKLADGYNCIKLKIGAIDFDKELQLLRFIRQNFAPEQIEIRVDANGAFDSNEALFKLIQLSEFKLHSIEQPIQKNNTDSMAELCKVTPFPIALDEELIGVFTVVEKENLLLKIKPQYIILKPSFVGGFRGTQEWILLAEKHNIGWWITSALESNIGLNAIAQWTFLLNNSMPQGLGTGVLYTNNFDCPLRVSQGQLWYSSELNWNLDIDTF